In Candidatus Nezhaarchaeota archaeon, the following are encoded in one genomic region:
- a CDS encoding amidohydrolase family protein yields the protein MDRVKLAKVALGEVKADLVISGGHLVDVYTGELVESVDVAVKGERIAYVGEDASHTVGPSTEILKADGLYVAPGFIDAHTHIDLYCTPAELCKAALSHGTTSIIAEPDELANVLGFEGLRLFVDMVEGLPVKVYMLVPLVCPQDPLFDDNKPLSLSEVEEALGWPVTLGLGEAVRWRSLLEGDPDYELKIAMALRMKKVVEGHSAGARGAKLQGYLSSGVGSCHESITAEEALEKARLGVHVIVREGSLRQDLANVLPGFLKKLKRACWVSLGTDIMDPEDLVKLGYMDYVARRAIELGVDPVEAVAMVTVNPARYFNIEREVGGVAPGRQADLVLLSSLERLLVEATVSRGRLVFKEGRLLVSPRQYKPPLHALDTVKVPRPLEPSDFELKAPREGVKVRVVKLLSESTTKLVVRELPVREGRVELPEGYVEAAVIDRVAGTGRVGLGVLEGFGAEVGGLASTLNFDENNLVVLGKSRRDMALAANRVVELRGGIVVAERGRIVYELAMPLAGVMSLSSLEEVAERLTSINEYLRRRGAVMKKPLNVLLFLTFVTLPEARLCPRGLVDVKQRRLVPLFVEE from the coding sequence ATGGATAGAGTTAAGCTAGCTAAAGTCGCGCTGGGGGAGGTGAAGGCCGACTTAGTCATAAGCGGAGGCCACCTAGTCGATGTATACACGGGGGAGCTCGTAGAGAGCGTCGACGTGGCGGTTAAGGGGGAGCGCATAGCCTACGTAGGGGAAGACGCTAGCCACACAGTGGGGCCTAGCACAGAGATCCTTAAGGCTGACGGGCTCTACGTAGCCCCTGGCTTCATAGACGCCCACACCCACATAGACCTTTACTGCACTCCAGCCGAGCTTTGTAAGGCGGCCTTGAGCCATGGGACCACGTCGATTATAGCTGAGCCGGACGAGCTGGCCAACGTCCTAGGCTTCGAGGGGCTAAGGTTGTTCGTGGACATGGTCGAGGGGCTACCGGTGAAGGTGTACATGCTAGTCCCGCTGGTCTGTCCTCAAGACCCTCTATTCGACGACAATAAGCCCCTCTCGCTTAGCGAGGTGGAGGAGGCGCTGGGGTGGCCGGTCACTCTAGGGCTGGGCGAAGCCGTGAGGTGGAGGAGCCTCCTCGAAGGAGACCCGGACTACGAGCTAAAGATAGCCATGGCGTTAAGGATGAAGAAGGTCGTTGAGGGCCACTCAGCAGGGGCTAGGGGGGCTAAGCTTCAAGGATACCTGTCCTCGGGCGTAGGGTCGTGCCACGAGTCGATAACAGCGGAGGAGGCCTTAGAGAAGGCTAGGCTAGGCGTTCACGTCATCGTCAGAGAGGGGTCGCTGAGGCAGGACCTAGCCAACGTACTCCCCGGCTTCCTCAAGAAGCTAAAGCGCGCGTGCTGGGTGTCGCTAGGCACCGACATAATGGACCCGGAGGACTTAGTTAAGCTAGGCTACATGGACTACGTGGCCCGCAGGGCCATAGAGCTAGGCGTAGACCCAGTGGAGGCGGTGGCGATGGTGACCGTTAACCCGGCCAGGTACTTCAACATAGAGCGCGAAGTAGGAGGGGTAGCGCCAGGCAGGCAGGCAGACTTAGTCCTCCTAAGTAGCTTAGAGAGGCTGCTCGTAGAGGCCACGGTAAGCAGGGGGAGGCTAGTGTTTAAGGAGGGGAGGCTGCTAGTAAGCCCCAGGCAGTATAAGCCCCCTCTGCACGCCCTAGACACGGTGAAGGTCCCCAGGCCCCTAGAGCCCAGCGATTTTGAGCTTAAGGCCCCCAGGGAGGGGGTTAAGGTGAGGGTAGTGAAGCTGTTGAGCGAATCTACTACTAAACTAGTTGTACGAGAACTGCCAGTCCGCGAGGGGAGGGTTGAGCTACCCGAAGGGTACGTGGAGGCGGCGGTCATCGACAGGGTGGCAGGGACCGGCAGAGTGGGGCTAGGGGTCCTTGAGGGGTTCGGGGCGGAGGTCGGCGGGCTTGCTTCGACACTAAACTTCGACGAAAACAACTTAGTAGTTCTAGGTAAGAGCCGTAGGGACATGGCCCTAGCTGCGAACAGGGTCGTTGAGCTAAGGGGGGGAATCGTGGTGGCCGAGAGGGGGAGAATAGTCTACGAGCTAGCTATGCCGCTGGCTGGAGTTATGTCGCTAAGTAGCCTAGAAGAAGTAGCTGAGAGGCTCAC